The genomic interval ATTGCTATTAACACTGAGGTACAAAGACATTAGTCTGCTCCAGGCTTTCAGGCAGTAGACTTCAGTGTTCCAAGATCAGAATAATTTAAGTCTGAAGAGGCTTCTGGAGGTCTTCTATTCCAACTCCCTCAACTCCTACTTCAAGCCAGGCTAGCTGAGATCAGGTTGTTCATGGCATTATCCAGTTAAGTATATCCAAGGAGGGAGGCCCTACATCTTCAGCAGCTATGACCATGCCATTAGTAAAAAAGTTTCTTACAGCTAACTAGAATTTCCCTTGCTCCCTAACTAGAACTGCAGCTTGTttgttgcctcttgtcctgtcttTATCCACTTCCAAGATGGGTCTGGTTCCCATCAGTTAGTTGAAATTGTCTGCTATAGGACAACTTTCTCCACTGACTATATAAGGGCTCTTTACTATTACCTATTTGTGACTAACGAAACATGTAATTCAAAGGACTAAAAGCTAGGAACTTGAATACTAATATGGACTAATTAATAGTACCATGACAGTATTAAAAAAGCCCTGataaagaagggaagaaaaagaggaagcagAGGCTTGCTTTGCCCACATGCAGGCAGGACTATTTGAACAACTTCCTCTCTGTTTCCATTTGCATTGTCTGAATGACTTGCCCATTACTAAGCAGTTTAATTTAGtcattaaaaatatagtttACCAACCTTTACAAACTCTGCAAAAGAGATAGCACTGTCTCCATCTTGGTCAGCTTCCTGGATTGTCCTGTCAGCAATGCTGCCCAGCTGCTCATCTGAAATGTTTACACCAACCATCATCCGTAATACCTGTAATATACAGAaatccccatttttttttttttttttttaaataagaaaacaaaataaccatTATTGACATAGGAACAGAAGTATTCTTAGTGCTGTTTTTCAGGTGTACACTGTCAAAATAACACTATACAAGAACAACCTTGGAAGATTtccatggaaataatttctagaCAGACTTGTGTTTATCCTTTGTATGTCAAAGCTTTCAAGAAAGAGAGCTTCCTTTTGTAGCCTCCTTTCACAAAGAATCCTGCATTTTCACTAGGCTGCAAGAAGAGGTGGAAGTATGAGAAAGCTTTTGGAAGTAGGAATGCGTATGTTTTGTTCCAAtgcttctgtctcttttttttcccacaaaacaTACCAATATTTGGTATGCTGAATATCTGCTGTTTGAGATGACTGCCTAGAGGAATCTTGTAAGTGTATGGTCAAATGATAGCTGTCATTACTGTCTACAGttagtaaagcattttctgtGCAGATAGAAGGCAGTTTCACTCAAAAGTAAATCCTTGTCATACATCGGGAACCACAAATTGCCATGTCTACTTCCCAGGATTAGTAGTATGTAATTACCCCTAGCTCAAGCCTAGTTTCATATATATGCAGCACTGATAAACTTTGATTACATTTGCTGCAATTTCAAGAAGTGTTATTCTATTGAGAAGACGCACAAAGGATCAGGCAAACAACCTAATCCCCATTAAGGATTATTAGAAGCACCTTTGAAAGTTATCAAGGTAGTTCCTGAGAGGCTTAATGTATTTGTTGTATATTTAGGTATCACTTCCAATAGGATCTGCTTAGCCTAATGCTCTGGTTTAAACTTGAATCTAGTATTCCCAGTCTGATAGAACAGCCTCAGCTACCAAATGAGATTAAAGTCTCATACCATATCTAAAGCTTTAAACCAGAGCTAAGCAATTAGCCACCAAATTCCTTCAGGGGTTCTTTTGAGAAGACGGTTATAACTCCTCTCTTCATTCTAACGGGTATGAAGTCACAGAGAAAGTCACGATGGAGTGATTCAAAGCAGCCCTGTGCTATTTACCTGAAGAAGCTCATCTCTGGAAATCTTGTCATCTTTATCTAGATCATATAACCGAAAAGCAactacaggaaagaaaagaatgagCAGTTGAATTCAAGTGCAATTCATTTACTTCATAACaataaatttatattaaaaaattgtaAGTATTCAtaaatcatttaaatataattagCTTAGAATTCTAATTCATCTTACAATTAATGTTCAGTTCCATAAAGTGTTATTACTGCATACAGGAATAACATTGCCAAGAAGTGAAAAAACTTAAAAGTACTCTGCATGAGTACTTCCAGAAGCACTCTGTTTGCAGAGGTATTTCCTCAAAGCCCCGAGTCGTGGAAGTATAATTATCACTGAGATCAATCCTTTAACTTCAGAGCCAACCATTTTTACATTACCATTCATTCTCTTTGACTATATTTTGGATGAGATACGACAGAAATTTTAAGTGCTCTGAGGACTGTTGCCAACATTGATTAGCAAGCAAGAGCATTCTGCTCATATACTGTAGGTAGACATGCACTCAAGAGAGTACTCATCTGaaggtaggaaaaaaagcacTATATTATATGGAAGACCGCAGAAAGATGTGGAAAAGCCCATTCATGTATGGGATGTGGCTTCTCAATCTGAAATAACTTTGGATGCAAACCATTTTGAAATACTTCTGTTCTGAgacatttggaaaaaacatagaCATTACTCAATATTCAACCAATTCCACCAAATTCCAATACATGAATGAGTCAATTGTTGACATTCTGAAGGTAAGCttgcaaattaatttttagaaaaaCCAGGTATTATAAAGATATCATTCCACAGGGAACAACTGTACACAATATCCCAAGCCCTTCACTCCCttcccagaaaagaaaaaattgcttcTGTAGGAAGGCTTGCATTTCTTACAGTGGAGCTTGTTACTTCGGCTGTTCAGTGGTTCCGGTCCATTCTGatctttgctcttttcattATCTTCTATCGGTCTGAAGTGGGCTAGTGTTCTCATGAATCCACGGAAATTCACCTGGTCCTCTCTGTGTAAGCATTTAAGCAGGTCAGTCTTAGCACAGCTTATGCAGattctttatttcagtaaagAAGAATATGAATCTCTAAAGCATCAAGACCATACAGACTCTTCCATGCCCACCTCCCCATGGTTTGGCTGTCTACGCTCAAACCCAGCTGGGATACAGAGCAGGTGCAACCTCGGATCACACTATTGTGAATAtgatatgaaaaaaacaaacaaacaaaaaaaagcagctgtgagGAGCCCCTTGCCTGCAAGCTCTATTTAACTTCAAGCCCTCACCCTTGGTCCTTGCCTGAGcatcctgcagctctgcctgaaCCTGAAAATGCATCATGCTGATCCAGACCCCAGTTCTCTGATTGACACGAGTCTTGTTCCACCACTGCCAACTTGTCTGGCAGCCACTCGTAAGACAACAGTCACTGGACCTGCTCTCTGTGCCCTTTGTCAGCAAGGACATTACCCCTGCCAACTCTGCCATCAGCCTTGACTCCTGCTTGTGAGGCAGCCACAGCCCACCGCTCCCCAATAAACAGCTCTCTTCTCTAGGGTTTCTGTGGGAACCACCTACGTAACTACTTCCCAGGACTCCTGCTTTCTGCTCAGGAAACCCTGCTTGGTATTAGGCGATATTATGACTTGATTAGACAACCAGTTTTTCATCAATTAGTAATGACAAATGTCTTcaagaacagcagcagattCCATAGAACAATCTAGAGACGTGTAATGATAACAGACAGTACTGCAAATTTGATAATCTCTTCGGGTCTATGTTAGAAATGCCATAAGCCATGTCTTAAGTGTGATAAGAAACCCCTAAAACGAAACAAAGCAAGCTCATCTAAATAAGGTACACTTAGAGACTAAAAGGTGAAAACCAAGACTTAATTAGTTAATTTCAATCCTACTTTGCATAAAATAGTATTGCTACAGGTTTGCTTTAAGAACCGAAGTCCATACATGTCCTTGACTTTCTTTAGAAGTGTTCAGCAGCGCAGCAAGAAGAATGGAAAACAGTGACGTGAAGCCCGAGTTTGCCAATGAATGAAGCACACAAAAGTCTTGTAAGATCGTGAAGTATTTCTTATTACAGAACAAAAACATGCTGAAGAAATAATGTACCCACACACATTTCATTACAAGTTTCAGGTGTTCCACTATTAGTAAATTCAAATTTCACGCTTGAATTATCAGCATTTCACTCCTACCAAAATTTCTGATGAACTACAAATTTTGTGCCTGCTTGCAAATTCAGCCCGTCGTAACTCACCCTTCTGGAAAGAAGGCATTGATAATTCTGTCTCCCAGAGGATTGATGGCAAGCTCTGGAATCCGCTGGAAGTCTTCACGGCTAAGTAAAGCAAGAACACAAGAAGTCTGAGGagaaaaagctgctttaaaaGAATTAATAGTAAAACATCCATTGTGTTCTATTTCTTCAGCAAGACACttggtgatttttaaaatgtaattctaAATCAGGTTTTCCCTATGACTAATGgcacaaaacaaagccaaagtcAATGCCAAGCCTATATTACATTACAGACTGTGCTTTTGTCATGTTAATGGCACTTCTCAGATGCCAATGCTGTGCTATAAACTCTCCTGTAATTTTGCCAACTAGTTTGCAATTTAAGGAGAGGAAAGCTTCTGAAATGGCTTTGAAGGAAAATATGGCatccaaatgattttttttttttaaataattattttggtaCTGAATCATTTAAGTTGGCACGATTTTTCCAGATTACCTCATTCCAGATTCTCAGACAATACCACACTCCTCCAAATATACCATAGGTGATCTGCATATtctaacagatttttttgttgttgtttatgcAACGATTTTATATCTTATTATTAATGCCAAATTTCAGATCATTTTACCTTCAATCAAGCAGTacttgtattttaaagcagtaaATTTAGACTTGGACAGGGGCCTGTACACCAGATGTAACCCCAGCAGCACACTGCAAATACTCACTGCTCTTGCCAGCCATTCTCTTTTCTGGTCATGATTATAGGTACACAGTATAGAATAAGCATCGCTGTGCTTACATTATTATAGCTTTCTCTGATCTGGAAGACATCATGAGCTGCACTGACCTAAACACATTTTAGATCAGTATGACATGAACACAGGGCTCATTCTATTATTAGAATTGcactaataatttttcttttcttttaacctAATATAACGCCACTGACAGGAAAGCAGGATAATCTTGGTGTGACCAAGGCAGATACAACAAGTGTGTCTTAGTGAATTCTTCAGCCAACAGGGTTTGGTTTATTATCTTGCTCTGTCTTCTCCCCTACTACAACAGGGCATGACAATTTCTCAATACAAGATGTAGTTCATAATCATTTAGGTTTCAAATGCAAAGATACCAGCAATGGGGTAAGGCTGTAAATACAACCTGTTCTGTCTGGGTGCATAACTTGACATTTCCTGCTCAGTCTCCAGAAATATCGGAAATTCCCTTCAAGTCAGATACAGTCCTGATGGTTTTGAAGTTTGGGTCAAAGTTTCAAACTTGGTTACTAAATGTTTGCTACTTTTGGAAACTATGCTCAGGAAATGAATCAGCAACAAAGTTTGATTCATTATGTCACTGAACCAAAAAACTGGCAGGGTAAACACAAACAGATTTTGAGATTAATTACACTGGCCTTTATAACACTGTGATCTTAGAGACCGGGAACAAGGAACTGCCTAACTTTATTACTAGTCTAACCTGGGTAAGGCACAGAAGCAAGACATTCTAGTTTTAAATGCGTTCTAAAGCACTCCTTGTACCCAGTCACCCCACAGCACTGTTAAAGAGTGCCAATTGTAATATATTTTGACAGCACGGTTAAACTGTTTGACCTTCTAATAGAGAGACCTGACCATATTTTTAAGCTATCCCAGCAAACTTCTGCTCTGACCAggtctgaattatttttaataggcaGAGTTAAGATCCATATAACATGATCAACTCGTTAACAGACCCTTCAGGACTGCTGCATTTCAGGCTATAGCTGAAGGGCAAAGTATGCATTAGCAATTTAGGCAGGAGATGCAGTGATGTAGAAAACCTATGTCCTAGTAACTATATTTTAACAACAGGACTTCAGTGTCAATGCCAACATTTACAAACTAAAAGTAGCAACTGCCCTCTCTTTCATTTAGAGCAAAATTCTAATGCTTCATAATTTTTTACTTGCATATCACTACATTTTAGCATACAGCCTCAATTTACAGCCGGCATTTCAGCCTCCAGCTACTCTGCTTTCTAGCAGGAGATTAACAATTAACCACAAATAACTCCCCAGGTTTCAAACCTATTTGTCCTGTCATTATCAGGATTGCAGTTGACAATTTTTGCTTATTAAGAGCACATTACTGAGTGAGTGTTATAATTGAAATAGCTGTAACAGCCATAAAAGTTAACGAATGCATGAGGTAAGTTATTCTCTACTTTATAAATGAAGGCTTCCTGCAGCCATTAGGAACCAAGTTCACCTGGCTGAGGCTGGAGCTTACAGGAAATTTTATGCCCTCTAGTTCTTCTGTGGTCATGAGCCATGGCAACAAGGCTCTTCTAAGTATCTTTCCAGGAACCTGTCTTCTGTTAAATCCTTTCCTAAAAGTAACATGCAAAGCAACTTTCAACTGTGTGTTATCATTATGCAGGTCAACCATTTAATATATACACCAGTGCATTTACACCTAGACATACTTTGCAGTAAGGAATTTGTAGATTCTAAGTAAGACAAGTATTTCTAAGCGTGAGTATACCCTCCAAGGCACACAGCAGATCCTTACTCTAAAGTTGTTTCTGCCTTACCCCAAAGGCTGCAAAAAACTACTAgaccctttctttctttcattatttctggcTGTTCCTGTTCTTTTTACTTCTAGATAGTAGCAGAGTACTGTTTCCACAACAGAGATGAGGAGGGTAGGGCTATCCAGAGCTGAGGGAAAGTAAAACAATAGAGAGAAAAACCATATGCAAAACAGAAGTGgtagaacaaaggaaaaatgtccAGAAGATACAGATAACAAGAAATCACttgaaaaagggaaataatttagCAAGGTATATCATGCAAGATGGTCAAACAGATTTAACAGGTCACTACTGAAAGGGTTTCATTGCTCCCTTCCCTTGCTAATGTTGTCTGGCTCATTCATCAAACCTTTTGGTCATCTGATTTATCTCACTAACCCCCAGAAAAGCTTCCCacctttctcttcttcatcctccCAATTATCTTTCCGTTGAATTAGCAACTCGAAGCAGTccaaaaaacttaaaaaaaaaatctaagagcACCATAGCTGAGAAAGAGGCGCTGGGAGCTTGGAGAAATAatagggaaagagaagggacaCCATCCTCTTCCACAGCCGAGTCAGCTATCTCATCTAACTTCATCCTTACACATGCTCtacacaaattttaaaagttggTTAGCTATCAGAGCAGTTTATAAATACTAGGCCAAGAAATACACTGGAAGTAAGGTGATCTTTACATGAGCAAcggggagaggggaagaaagggaaaggcagTGTGAATAAAGTGTGGTTGAGGATGGAATTTGCAATCCATACCCATATCCTGCCTGTCCTCTCTGTTTTAGACAAAGCTAAAAATCCTTTGAATTTTCTtgagcaaaggtaaagaatgcCATGTTCAGAGAGCTAGCTTTTATGTTTGACCTTGAAATCTTGCAATATCCATTTGAACTAATAAGAACAAGCCTGACATCTTTCCAGAGTGAAATGATTCAGTTCCCTGACAGAGATTAACAGATGGTCCAGCTAGCTCTTGTTACCCTACTCTTAGGACCAGCTTTCTGAAGTTCTTCAGGAGACACCATCCTGTGAACAGCTTTCATAGGCATGAGATATGCTCAGTGTGTCTATTCTCCTCATTTATCAGCTTTCAGAACACTTGCCCTACCTTACTTTTTCCACTCTCACCACACTATACCAATTGCcatgcaataaaaaaatacttctgaatTAGTTAACTTGCCATTTCCCCAGTTAAGAAAATGCCATAAGGGGGAGGCTCCATGCAAGTGTTACATGGAAGAGTAGCAGTTTAGACAAGTCTCTCCTTTTTTATAGCTCCATATATATCTGTCTGGAGCTATTTATTAGTAGATAAGTTTTATAACAGATGTATTATTGTGTGGTGTACACTTCAGCACCAGCCCAACAAGGAGACTCACTGAAGCAAGCACATACTTATTCTGGTCATATGCTTCAGTTGCCTCATCCTAGAAATCAGaatgtaaagaagaaaacatgcataCTGGTCTCCTCGTGAGCTATAGTTAGGATGTAGGCAGAACAAGTATGTTTCAGATTTCACTGTGGACATCCACAGGTATCATCCTTTTGTTTTAGCAGCTCAGCATGTCacaatactgaaataaaaggtGACAAAAGAATTTTCAAACTAAcagtttttttcctggtttccATGATCTGTTTTCATTCAGATGGCACAAGTTTGAGGGAGCTTATTCATTTTGTTTAGGATAAGTGAAACTAAAGAAAAGTACAAAATTTTTCTACACTTTTGAAGATTTGATAAGAGCTAATGAGTAACTATGGCTATAGCCATTTAGATGATAAGGATGAAAAGGGGGGGAAGAGCTCAAACAAGACATATGAAGTTTTGTCTCCAATAACCTTCTCTTAGGTCTCATTTATGTAACTCTAAAAAGAAAGTTCCTTGAAACTGCACATAGGTACACTGGATAGAAACATTAGGCTAGGAAAGATTTCAGCTTTTGATTACAGTTCCAGAATTAATTACTTGTCTCTTTTATAACCACTAGGATTAATCATCATCTACCAGATCTTCTGTATCAAGTGCTCTTTACATTGCACATTTTTAATACATAGTTAAGAAGGATAGCACAGCTCTTCCCCTTCTTCAGAAGGGTGGTACACATTTAAAGATTTCATGCCATAAAAAACTGCCTAACACTTCTTTTCCTCATCATAGTCACATAAGCAATTTCTGTCATGTCTGCTTTGTAAGTCAAACGTGTAAGTCATCCCTACGGAAAAAGTCATTCTTGCTCACAGGAAACAAGCAGAAGACACGCCTTCTGAACCGTTTGGCAGTAGTAAGCAAGTGACAACTTCATCTTGCTTGTCTCAAACTAGCAAGTTCTCTTCCATCGGTATTTCAGAAACCAACACTTAGGAGCTTCCAAGCTGTAGTTCTTACTCTCCCCTCATTGTTTTTTCAGGAAGTAGCTTTCCCCTACTTAGACTTAATGGTTTCCACATATTGTAGGTGCCAGGACAGCTTTCAAAATTTGAATGCCACTCTAAGTCAGGCACATTTGGGAGGAGGCTATGCTTTGAGGTCAAGACTGGAAGTTAAGGGATCACCATTTGCACAGTTGCTGGGATTTTCCAAACAAACttcatttcctttctgaagTACCATGTGATTATTGACAATGAAAGTCAAACTCCTCCTGATACATAATACTATGAAACTACCCATTGTGTAACAGACGTTCTTAGCatatttaattaattacttCTCTTACGTAAACTGAGTACAATCACTTTAAAGTTTGTATAAACTTTATGGACTCAATAGGTGAATGTGAAGTtggagggaaggaagagcagaggaagaaTGTGTTCTATAATAGGTTCAAGTTGTGCTAGACTGGTCTGGCAGCCATCACCTTTATTAATCAGTGAAGACTAAACCCACATGCAAGGTCTGAAGAGGCTGTTAATGTTCTTCTTATTTAAGTAATTTAAGTTTGAGACATACATACTATTAACCTTACCTACAATATCATCAGCTGACCTGTATGTCACAATGGCCAATTAGCCTGTGCTACAATTTATATGATACATTGGCTTTGGTGACAGAGTGGCCTTAAGAAGTTCCTGCCCATCCCAAGCCAATTGTTTCCACACCCACAATCCATTTTGTCATTTCTTCAGTTGTGCAAGTCCAGATATTTACAGTACAGCCACAGTCCAAATCACTGGAGTCAGTCAGCTTGAAAATACTTATACAAGCCAAAAGGGGAAAGAGTATTTTTAACCAAAAATAATCACTCAGTGGTCCTGTGTACAGTACAACTCCACAACCAATTAAATGTTAACTGAGAACTCAGCAATTTGTGGCACCAGAAGGAACTGCATATTTCCTTCAAGAAAGGAAACGGTAGTAAGCTGGTAGCGCTGCCAAAGCCAGTCTATCTTACAACTTGTCACCATCTTCTAAGCAGTGATTCTATTATATATAGCTTTACAGATTGATTGGTTTACAGGTATGTCTAGCTTTTATAGGTTCATAGTGCATCCTACAATCACATTTTGCATGATCACATACAAAACCCCAGGCAATCCCTAAATCTGTGTTTACTGGGTTTGACTGGGATAGAGTTGCTATGAAAGAAATCAaatccatcccagccagaccccATCTGCTATGCTACAATaaggtccctctccccttcctACTCTCTACTGCATTCTCTCCAAATTCCCTGCACGCTGGTTCCAGCATACACAGCTATATggtaaatgggaaaaaaaatccacgtGAAAACTCATCAGATTCTTTTCTTGTTGCTTTGCCCAGCAAGTTTTCAAAGCTGTAAGTTAGTTTCCAAAGATGAGTCCCAACTATCAGCatcaacacagaaaaacaacagactTGCACTGGCAATATGATCTCAGACCAACTAGGTCACAAAATTGCAGCCCTGGTGCAATCATGGACAGCTCTTATTTGTCATGTTTCCCTAATATTAATCTGTAGGAAACATCAGAAGAGATTAATAATAAActtaataaaatcaaaatgcatAATTAGTTCAGTAAATAAAGAGCAAACCAATACCAACATGCAATACAATAACCAGAGTGGGGAAGgctagagaaaaaaaggcagcaggcaAAGACCTATTTTAACAGACAATCATCCCACTAGAGTTTACCTTTCAGTTGAGAATATTCTTTCCAGCAGACTCAGTCCAAAGTGAACAATGTTTTGCAGATAAAGTTTAAGCCTCATCTTTACATAATTGATTAAGGTGTAAGAAACTGGCTCACTTTCATAGATTTCAAATTgtagacagaaaacaaacactttaaaaGTCTTGGAATATCCCTGACTAGCActttaaagaataaaatgtatatttgtTTAGTCACAGTGACTTGGTTCCAGCTCACTCTTTATTTTTGAGCTTGTTAACAGACATGTTCGTTCAACAGGAAGTGTAAAGTTAAGAATAGTAAAGGGCTTGCAGATCAAAGTAGTGTTAAAAGACGCTgtgcatcagaaaaaaattaagtgtcCATGCTCCCAAAAACAGAAATGATCTTTTTGTTATGAAAGTCAGGATGAAGAAGATATAATGGAACCATTCTTGTAATAATTACTAGAAGTAACATataaaggtaaaaaataatCTATAAATGTGGTTGAACATTTCTGAACAGTTGTTTTAAGGCCCTGAATACCACATCTGACCTTTCTTTTATTAACTGCCACAAAACTTCAGCACTATGGTACAGACAATGGGTAGTTAGCGCATCTTAGTTCAACAATCAGATTTCTCCTGGCCTTtcatagaagaaaacaaacttgaATATCCATGTACACGTTACGTTTGAAAGAACCTGTTATAATAGCCTCACTGATTCACTGTGAGGAAAACAGGCAGACACCCCACAACAGCAAGGTACCATTACAGATACGTGTCAACACAAGGACAGCCAAATTAGTGATGATACCCACCTAAGAGTGCCATTTTCTCCTTTGTCTAGGCTGGTGAAGCGACTGTACAAGCGAGTAATTTGACTGTGggagactgaagaaaaaaagaagaaaaaatta from Columba livia isolate bColLiv1 breed racing homer chromosome 5, bColLiv1.pat.W.v2, whole genome shotgun sequence carries:
- the CHP1 gene encoding calcineurin B homologous protein 1 — protein: MGSRASTLLRDEEIEEIKKETGFSHSQITRLYSRFTSLDKGENGTLSREDFQRIPELAINPLGDRIINAFFPEGEDQVNFRGFMRTLAHFRPIEDNEKSKDQNGPEPLNSRSNKLHFAFRLYDLDKDDKISRDELLQVLRMMVGVNISDEQLGSIADRTIQEADQDGDSAISFAEFVKVLEKVDVEQKMSIRFLH